Proteins co-encoded in one Kribbella qitaiheensis genomic window:
- a CDS encoding MFS transporter, giving the protein MRRPGARAFFTAGILGRMPISMVGLGIVILIARESGSYGLAGAVSAVAVIAGALTGPFQGRLVDRFGQALLILIGSSVCTVALGGLLLAVRMDAPHWVLYLLAFVAGGTRPQVGSFVRARWNHLLGRGRALQTAFALEAVGDEVVFIVGPVLVTVLATQVSPYAGLGAAGVLGLAGGIWLAMLRATDPPGRGKSDGTERAPLPWLSLMLLSLIGLGLGATLGSAEVVTVAFTASKGQPGMSGVVLAVWAFGSLLAGLWYGSVHWQAAVERRLLIGTVLLAIALAPLPWIGTVWLLGVLLFCAGLTIAPTMVALTACVEEWVPPERLTEAITWTVTGMLLGVAPGNAVAGHAVDVVGASDAYWVPVIVGIACALVASVAVTFARPRTRFAHN; this is encoded by the coding sequence ATGCGCCGCCCCGGCGCCCGTGCCTTCTTCACCGCCGGGATCCTCGGGCGTATGCCGATCTCGATGGTCGGCCTCGGCATCGTCATCCTGATCGCGCGCGAGAGCGGTTCCTACGGTCTGGCCGGTGCGGTCTCCGCCGTCGCGGTGATCGCGGGAGCGCTCACCGGCCCGTTCCAGGGCCGGCTGGTGGACCGCTTCGGTCAGGCGTTGCTGATCCTGATCGGCAGCAGCGTGTGCACGGTCGCTCTGGGTGGTCTGCTGCTGGCGGTCCGGATGGACGCACCGCACTGGGTGCTCTACCTGCTCGCATTCGTTGCCGGCGGCACCCGTCCGCAGGTCGGCTCCTTCGTCCGGGCCCGCTGGAACCACCTGCTCGGCCGGGGACGCGCTCTCCAGACCGCCTTCGCGCTCGAAGCCGTCGGCGACGAGGTCGTGTTCATCGTCGGTCCCGTCCTGGTCACCGTTCTCGCCACCCAGGTCAGCCCGTACGCCGGGCTCGGCGCGGCCGGCGTACTCGGCCTGGCCGGCGGAATCTGGCTGGCGATGCTGCGAGCCACCGACCCACCCGGGCGCGGGAAATCCGACGGCACCGAGAGAGCGCCACTCCCCTGGCTCTCGCTGATGCTGCTCAGCCTGATCGGCCTGGGACTGGGTGCGACGCTGGGCAGCGCTGAGGTGGTCACAGTGGCCTTCACGGCGTCCAAAGGCCAGCCAGGTATGTCGGGCGTCGTACTGGCCGTGTGGGCCTTTGGAAGCCTCCTGGCGGGGCTCTGGTACGGCTCGGTGCATTGGCAGGCGGCGGTCGAGCGGCGATTGCTGATCGGAACGGTCCTGCTCGCGATCGCACTGGCACCGCTGCCGTGGATCGGGACCGTCTGGCTCCTCGGCGTCCTGCTGTTCTGCGCGGGTCTGACCATCGCGCCGACGATGGTCGCACTGACCGCCTGCGTGGAGGAATGGGTGCCGCCCGAGCGGCTGACCGAGGCGATCACGTGGACCGTGACAGGGATGCTGCTCGGAGTCGCCCCAGGCAACGCCGTCGCCGGGCATGCGGTCGACGTGGTCGGCGCTTCGGACGCCTACTGGGTTCCAGTGATAGTCGGCATCGCCTGTGCGCTGGTCGCCAGCGTCGCGGTCACCTTCGCCCGCCCCCGCACCCGTTTCGCCCACAATTGA
- a CDS encoding ferrochelatase — MPDAVIPAHSPDPSPYDAVLLLSFGGPEKPEDVLPFLQNVTRGRGIPDERLKEVGEHYYAFGGRSPINDQNRELLAALRTSFGELGLDLPIYWGNRNWAPYLTDTLREMTSDGVRRAVVIVTSAYPSYSGCRQYRENLADAIAAVEGAPVIDKLRHYANHPGFVGSFVESTAEALSGLPEGSAIAYVTHSIPTSMNATSGPDGNGYVTWHLDVAAEITAELERRTGTVRRTDLVYCSRSGPPQVPWLEPDVNDHLEVLADAGVPGVAVVPIGFVSDHMEVIYDLDTEAAATAGKLRLPMARAATPGTDARFVTMLRDLVVERAAAERGETPDRPCVGKLGPGWDACRADCCPAAKRPATRSTEVTTENTIAKESA, encoded by the coding sequence ATGCCCGACGCCGTCATACCAGCACACTCGCCCGACCCTTCGCCGTACGACGCAGTGCTGCTGCTCTCCTTCGGTGGTCCCGAGAAACCCGAGGACGTGCTGCCGTTCCTGCAGAACGTGACGCGCGGCCGGGGGATCCCGGACGAGCGGCTCAAGGAGGTCGGGGAGCACTACTACGCGTTCGGCGGCCGCAGCCCGATCAACGACCAGAACCGTGAACTGCTGGCCGCGCTGCGGACGTCGTTCGGCGAGCTCGGGCTCGATCTGCCGATCTATTGGGGCAACCGCAACTGGGCGCCGTACCTGACCGACACGCTGCGCGAGATGACCTCTGACGGCGTACGCCGGGCCGTCGTGATCGTGACGAGCGCCTACCCGTCGTACTCCGGCTGCCGGCAGTACCGCGAGAACCTGGCCGACGCGATCGCCGCGGTCGAGGGCGCACCGGTGATCGACAAGCTGCGCCACTACGCGAACCACCCTGGCTTCGTCGGGTCGTTCGTCGAGTCGACCGCGGAGGCGTTGAGCGGGCTGCCCGAGGGGTCGGCGATCGCCTATGTGACGCACTCCATCCCGACGAGCATGAACGCCACCAGCGGACCGGACGGCAACGGGTACGTCACCTGGCACCTGGACGTCGCAGCGGAGATCACCGCTGAGCTGGAGCGCCGGACGGGGACCGTGCGGCGTACTGATCTCGTCTACTGCTCCCGGTCGGGTCCGCCACAGGTGCCGTGGCTCGAGCCGGACGTCAACGACCACCTGGAGGTGCTGGCCGATGCCGGAGTGCCAGGGGTCGCCGTGGTGCCGATCGGGTTCGTCAGTGACCACATGGAGGTCATCTACGACCTCGACACCGAGGCTGCGGCGACAGCGGGAAAGCTGAGGCTGCCGATGGCGCGGGCGGCGACACCGGGGACGGATGCGCGGTTCGTGACGATGCTGCGCGACCTGGTGGTCGAGCGGGCCGCGGCGGAACGCGGTGAGACTCCGGATCGCCCCTGTGTCGGCAAGCTGGGCCCAGGCTGGGACGCCTGCCGCGCGGACTGCTGCCCGGCCGCTAAGCGTCCCGCTACACGTAGTACTGAAGTGACCACCGAGAACACCATTGCGAAGGAATCCGCATGA
- a CDS encoding inositol monophosphatase family protein, with product MSSENAQDLLKLATEVATEAARLIVERRRGTITVADTKSTATDIVTAVDRESEDLIRARVLAARPDDSFLGEEGDDVLGTSGVRWVVDPIDGTVNYLYDIPTYAVSIAVEVDGQTVAGVVVDAPKGEVFTATLGGGAYSDGRPIHVSDCTDLAKALVGTGFGYDPTRREVQAEVIQQLIAKVRDIRRIGVGAIDLCYVACGRLDAVYERGLNPWDYGAGALIAAEAGATVGGIDGAPVSPEMSIAATPAVFKPLHDALAAANPLRS from the coding sequence ATGAGCTCCGAGAACGCCCAGGACCTGCTGAAGCTTGCCACGGAGGTGGCGACCGAGGCGGCCCGGCTGATCGTCGAGCGCCGCCGCGGCACGATCACCGTCGCCGACACCAAGAGCACGGCGACCGACATCGTCACCGCGGTCGACCGGGAGTCCGAAGACCTGATCCGGGCCCGCGTGCTGGCGGCCCGGCCGGACGACTCGTTCCTCGGCGAGGAGGGCGACGACGTACTCGGCACCAGTGGTGTGCGCTGGGTGGTCGACCCGATCGACGGCACGGTCAACTACCTGTACGACATCCCGACGTACGCCGTGTCGATCGCGGTAGAGGTCGACGGGCAGACCGTGGCCGGGGTGGTCGTGGACGCGCCGAAGGGTGAGGTGTTCACCGCGACGCTCGGAGGCGGCGCGTACTCCGACGGCCGGCCGATCCACGTCTCCGACTGCACCGACCTCGCCAAGGCACTGGTCGGCACCGGGTTCGGGTACGACCCGACGCGGCGGGAGGTGCAGGCCGAGGTGATCCAGCAGTTGATCGCCAAGGTCCGTGACATCCGCCGGATCGGCGTCGGCGCGATCGATCTGTGCTACGTCGCCTGTGGACGGCTGGACGCGGTCTACGAGCGCGGCCTGAACCCGTGGGACTACGGTGCGGGCGCCCTGATCGCGGCCGAGGCCGGTGCGACGGTCGGCGGCATCGATGGAGCACCGGTTTCGCCAGAGATGTCGATCGCCGCCACCCCGGCCGTGTTCAAGCCGCTGCACGATGCACTCGCTGCCGCCAACCCGCTCAGATCCTGA
- a CDS encoding DUF4193 domain-containing protein yields MATDYDAPRKTDEDSSEESIEELKTRRHDKNSGKVDEDEAEAAESFELPGADLSHEELAVRVLPRQADEFTCSSCFLVHHRSQLASSKNGQLICRDCAA; encoded by the coding sequence ATGGCGACTGATTACGACGCCCCGCGCAAGACGGACGAGGACTCCAGCGAAGAGTCGATCGAGGAACTGAAGACTCGCCGTCACGACAAGAACTCCGGCAAGGTCGACGAGGACGAGGCCGAGGCCGCCGAGAGCTTCGAGCTGCCCGGCGCCGACCTTAGCCACGAGGAGCTGGCAGTGCGGGTGCTCCCGCGCCAGGCCGACGAGTTCACATGCTCGAGCTGCTTCCTGGTGCACCACCGGAGCCAGCTCGCGAGCAGCAAGAACGGCCAGCTGATCTGCCGCGACTGCGCTGCCTGA
- a CDS encoding DUF4235 domain-containing protein: MVGAKIGWKLVLAAFTIVVGLVANKAVNTAWKLGSGGKPPKGNQAGYAEVVTWAVASGGAAAAAKLFAERRAAQYYLKSTGHLPPGYDKEGTDVEKA, from the coding sequence GTGGTCGGAGCCAAGATCGGCTGGAAGCTGGTGCTCGCCGCGTTCACGATCGTGGTGGGTCTGGTCGCCAACAAAGCGGTCAATACGGCGTGGAAGCTCGGCTCGGGCGGGAAGCCGCCGAAGGGCAACCAGGCCGGCTACGCCGAGGTCGTGACGTGGGCCGTGGCCAGTGGTGGCGCCGCGGCGGCGGCCAAGCTCTTCGCCGAGCGCCGCGCTGCGCAGTACTACCTGAAGTCCACCGGCCATCTCCCGCCCGGCTACGACAAGGAAGGAACGGACGTCGAGAAGGCCTGA
- a CDS encoding DUF3093 domain-containing protein gives MVDAAAYRERLSVPVRWWLIAAAAVVTLLVITGVPAGPIAGIAVAGVAAVLLVVLFVRYGGALVEVDAEKFRAGRATIDRTYLGKAVALTGEDARNAFGRDCDPKAYLVLRSYLPGAVRVELTDPHDPAPYWLVATKHPDRLAAALSQNSVARS, from the coding sequence GTGGTCGACGCAGCTGCTTACAGGGAACGTCTGAGCGTGCCGGTGCGCTGGTGGCTCATCGCTGCGGCCGCCGTGGTGACGCTGTTGGTCATCACCGGAGTCCCGGCGGGCCCCATCGCCGGAATCGCGGTCGCGGGAGTCGCCGCAGTACTGCTGGTCGTGCTGTTCGTCCGGTACGGCGGTGCGCTGGTCGAGGTGGACGCGGAGAAGTTCCGGGCCGGCCGGGCGACCATCGACCGCACGTACCTGGGCAAGGCCGTCGCACTTACCGGCGAAGACGCCAGGAACGCCTTCGGGCGGGACTGCGACCCCAAGGCGTACCTCGTACTGCGGAGCTACCTGCCGGGCGCCGTACGGGTGGAGCTCACCGACCCGCACGACCCAGCGCCGTACTGGCTGGTCGCCACCAAGCACCCTGACAGGCTTGCAGCCGCTCTGTCGCAGAACAGCGTGGCAAGATCCTGA
- a CDS encoding PaaI family thioesterase — protein MIEPPTRTASPQRELEPAERHPDAPESGTVLPSHYENCVACGPAHPTGLRLVTTAGPGVSVTAEFTVTKEHQGAPGLAHGGVLATALDETLGGLSWLLRRPMVTGRLETDYIRPVPVGAVLLLRALCLGFDGRRMYANATARLGDADGSIALRANAVFVVVPPEHFVEHGTDMTAENVHDYEVNP, from the coding sequence GTGATCGAGCCACCGACCCGTACGGCGAGTCCGCAGCGCGAGCTGGAACCGGCAGAGCGCCACCCGGACGCCCCGGAATCGGGCACGGTGCTCCCGTCGCACTACGAGAACTGCGTGGCCTGCGGACCGGCCCACCCGACCGGCCTGCGACTGGTCACCACGGCGGGACCCGGCGTGAGCGTCACTGCCGAGTTCACCGTGACCAAGGAGCATCAGGGCGCACCTGGGCTCGCGCACGGCGGCGTACTGGCTACTGCCTTGGACGAGACGCTTGGTGGGCTCTCCTGGCTACTGCGTCGGCCGATGGTGACCGGGCGGCTGGAGACGGACTACATCCGCCCGGTGCCCGTCGGAGCAGTGCTGCTCCTGAGGGCGCTCTGTCTCGGCTTCGACGGACGGCGGATGTACGCGAACGCCACTGCGCGTCTTGGCGATGCCGACGGAAGCATCGCGTTACGGGCGAACGCAGTGTTCGTTGTAGTCCCGCCGGAGCATTTCGTCGAGCACGGCACCGACATGACCGCTGAGAACGTCCACGACTACGAGGTGAACCCATGA
- the dut gene encoding dUTP diphosphatase: MTEVLIQLLDPELAVPAYAHPGDAGADLVTTTDVTLKPGERAVVGTGIAIALQDGYAAFVHPRSGLAAKHGVTLVNAPGTVDAGYRGEIKVCLINTDIAAEITLRRGDRIAQLVIQRVEKARFVEVATLPGSARGEGGHGSTGGFGGVTR, from the coding sequence ATGACCGAGGTACTGATCCAGCTGCTCGACCCGGAGCTCGCGGTACCGGCGTACGCGCATCCCGGCGACGCCGGCGCGGACCTGGTGACGACTACGGACGTCACGCTGAAGCCGGGGGAGCGGGCCGTAGTCGGTACCGGCATCGCGATCGCCCTGCAGGACGGGTACGCCGCGTTCGTGCATCCGCGGTCCGGGCTGGCCGCGAAGCACGGCGTCACACTCGTCAACGCGCCAGGAACCGTCGACGCGGGCTACCGTGGCGAGATCAAGGTGTGCCTGATCAACACCGACATCGCGGCCGAGATCACGCTGCGGCGCGGCGACCGGATCGCGCAGCTCGTGATCCAGCGGGTCGAGAAGGCGAGGTTCGTCGAGGTGGCGACTTTGCCGGGGTCGGCACGGGGTGAAGGCGGGCACGGCTCGACGGGTGGATTTGGTGGTGTGACACGCTGA
- a CDS encoding DUF3710 domain-containing protein translates to MIFRRKAKNDEAETTGGFFGDEEETTEETGTEETESGTEEPRGEGPFDSAEVDPAILTAEDRIDLGALVITGMPGMELRLQVDETTGDVQAVLLVLEDSALELRAFAAPKTSGIWAEVRREIAAEATRMGGTASETEGPFGTELILVVPVEDPEGQIFSQTSRVIGIDGPRWLLRATVLGRAAVEPDAAPPMEQSLRNVVVVRGTEPMAPRESLALRLPEGAQPVEGEEA, encoded by the coding sequence GTGATCTTCCGCCGCAAGGCCAAGAACGACGAGGCCGAGACGACTGGTGGTTTCTTCGGTGACGAAGAGGAGACCACCGAGGAGACTGGCACCGAGGAGACCGAGTCCGGTACCGAGGAGCCCCGCGGTGAAGGCCCGTTCGACTCCGCCGAGGTGGACCCGGCGATCCTGACCGCCGAGGACCGGATCGACCTGGGCGCGCTGGTGATCACCGGGATGCCCGGGATGGAGCTGCGGCTGCAGGTCGACGAGACGACCGGCGACGTACAGGCCGTCCTGCTCGTGCTGGAGGACTCCGCGCTGGAGCTGCGCGCGTTCGCGGCGCCGAAGACGTCCGGCATCTGGGCCGAGGTACGCCGTGAGATCGCCGCCGAGGCCACCCGGATGGGCGGCACCGCGTCGGAGACCGAAGGTCCCTTCGGTACCGAGCTCATCCTCGTCGTACCGGTCGAGGACCCCGAGGGTCAGATCTTCAGCCAGACCTCACGCGTGATCGGCATCGACGGCCCGCGCTGGCTGCTTCGGGCCACCGTGCTCGGTCGCGCCGCGGTCGAGCCCGACGCCGCGCCGCCGATGGAGCAGTCACTGCGCAACGTCGTCGTGGTCCGGGGAACCGAGCCGATGGCACCGCGCGAATCACTGGCCCTGCGGCTGCCCGAGGGCGCCCAGCCGGTCGAGGGCGAAGAGGCCTGA
- a CDS encoding OB-fold nucleic acid binding domain-containing protein: MGSEKPAGLWKRAFKGLAGDRDARDAEVLKDYASGCGARSITGCLDREMVTLYGTLRTITFSPRGGVPALEGELYDGTGTVKLIWLGRRKIAGIHPGSELIASGRIGVVDGDRVMFNPKYELRPAAAHG; the protein is encoded by the coding sequence ATGGGTAGCGAGAAACCCGCGGGGCTGTGGAAGCGCGCCTTCAAGGGGCTGGCCGGCGACCGTGACGCGCGGGACGCCGAGGTGCTGAAGGACTACGCGTCCGGCTGTGGCGCGCGGTCCATCACCGGCTGCCTCGACCGCGAGATGGTCACGCTGTACGGCACCCTGCGGACGATCACCTTCAGCCCGCGAGGCGGCGTACCGGCGCTCGAGGGCGAGCTGTACGACGGCACCGGTACGGTGAAACTGATCTGGCTGGGCCGGCGCAAGATCGCCGGCATCCACCCCGGATCGGAGCTGATCGCGTCCGGGCGGATCGGTGTGGTGGACGGTGACCGGGTGATGTTCAACCCGAAGTACGAGCTCCGTCCCGCGGCCGCGCATGGCTGA
- a CDS encoding DUF3159 domain-containing protein, giving the protein MAEPAKPELDEALPVDALPADPPAEAPPRVEKTMMQQLGGWAGMLMDIGLPWIAFTIVYAFSDHDLKLALIVAISAAAVVGVFRLIRRQQIGNVIGGFVGVLISAWTAHRTGQAQDVYLPGILLNSGFGLVYLITILTKYPLFGLAYGAITQTGLAWRKDEMLFKALNRVTMVFTAQVGIRLLIMLPLYLAHNVNALGIAKVALGLPFYAVTLWVSYSVLRGSMTPEKWDETKDSITHMLRGTKV; this is encoded by the coding sequence ATGGCTGAGCCGGCAAAGCCCGAACTCGACGAAGCTCTTCCGGTGGACGCCCTGCCGGCGGATCCGCCTGCCGAGGCGCCGCCGCGGGTCGAGAAAACGATGATGCAGCAGCTCGGCGGCTGGGCCGGGATGTTGATGGACATCGGCCTGCCCTGGATCGCCTTCACGATCGTCTACGCGTTCAGCGACCACGACCTGAAGCTCGCGCTGATCGTCGCGATCTCGGCCGCCGCGGTCGTCGGCGTGTTCCGGCTGATCCGCCGCCAGCAGATCGGCAACGTGATCGGCGGTTTCGTCGGCGTCCTGATCTCCGCATGGACGGCGCACCGCACCGGTCAGGCGCAAGACGTCTACCTCCCCGGCATCCTGCTGAACAGCGGCTTCGGGCTGGTCTACCTGATCACGATCCTGACCAAGTACCCGCTGTTCGGCCTGGCGTACGGAGCGATCACCCAGACGGGCCTGGCTTGGCGCAAGGACGAGATGCTCTTCAAGGCCTTGAACCGGGTGACGATGGTCTTCACCGCCCAGGTAGGCATCCGTTTGTTGATCATGCTCCCGCTGTACCTGGCTCACAACGTCAACGCCCTAGGCATCGCCAAGGTCGCCCTGGGCCTCCCGTTCTACGCGGTAACCCTCTGGGTCTCGTACTCCGTACTCCGCGGCTCGATGACCCCAGAAAAATGGGACGAAACCAAGGACAGCATCACCCACATGCTCCGAGGCACGAAGGTCTGA
- a CDS encoding potassium channel family protein has protein sequence MRVAIAGAGNVGRSIAAELLENGHEVLLIDKDPRAIKAESVPRAEWLLADACELSSLEEAALQRCQVAIASTGDDKTNLVVSLLAKTEFGVPRTVARVNHPRNEWMFNEAWGVDVAVSTPRIMSALVEEAVSVGDLVRLFTFRQGDANLVELTLPEDSPMIGLRVGDIDWPVDTALVTIIREGRVLRPDPEGTLELNDELLFVAADETEEQLEDMLSPHHRRDPK, from the coding sequence ATGCGGGTAGCCATCGCCGGCGCCGGGAACGTCGGCCGATCGATCGCGGCCGAACTCCTGGAGAACGGCCACGAAGTACTCCTGATCGACAAGGACCCCCGCGCGATCAAGGCCGAGTCGGTGCCTCGGGCCGAGTGGCTGCTGGCCGATGCCTGCGAGCTGTCGTCCTTGGAAGAGGCCGCGTTGCAGCGGTGTCAGGTCGCGATCGCGAGTACTGGCGACGACAAGACCAACCTGGTCGTCTCACTGCTGGCCAAGACCGAGTTCGGCGTACCGCGAACCGTTGCCCGGGTCAACCATCCGCGCAACGAGTGGATGTTCAACGAGGCCTGGGGTGTCGACGTCGCCGTCTCCACTCCGCGGATCATGTCCGCGCTGGTCGAGGAGGCCGTCTCGGTCGGCGACCTGGTCCGCCTCTTCACCTTCCGCCAGGGCGACGCCAACCTGGTCGAGCTGACCCTGCCCGAAGACTCCCCGATGATCGGCCTCCGCGTCGGCGACATCGACTGGCCGGTCGACACCGCCCTGGTCACCATCATCCGCGAAGGCCGAGTCCTGCGACCGGACCCGGAAGGCACCCTCGAACTCAACGACGAGCTCCTCTTCGTAGCCGCCGACGAAACCGAGGAACAACTCGAAGACATGCTCTCCCCCCACCACCGCCGAGACCCGAAGTAA
- a CDS encoding potassium channel family protein produces the protein MHVVIMGCGRVGSTLARTLEKRSHTVAIIDQSADSFRRLSPNFSGRTITGMGFDREVLIEAGIEDAEAFAAVSNGDNSNILAARVARENFGVENVVARIYDPGRAEVYQRLGIPTVGTVRWTVDQMIRRLLPSGSEPEWRDPSGTVRLAEVHVHADWVGRVALDIEKATGARVAFLTRLGEGMLPKADTVIQEGDLVHVVMLEREAAAIESQLGAKPEEL, from the coding sequence GTGCACGTCGTCATCATGGGGTGCGGACGCGTCGGGTCGACGCTCGCCCGGACTCTGGAGAAACGCAGTCACACGGTCGCGATCATCGACCAGTCCGCGGACTCCTTCCGCCGGCTGAGCCCGAACTTCTCCGGCCGCACCATCACCGGGATGGGGTTCGACCGCGAGGTACTGATCGAAGCCGGGATCGAGGACGCCGAGGCGTTCGCGGCCGTTTCGAACGGCGACAACTCCAACATCCTGGCCGCGCGCGTCGCCCGGGAGAACTTCGGGGTCGAGAACGTCGTCGCCCGGATCTACGACCCGGGCCGCGCCGAGGTCTACCAGCGGCTCGGCATCCCCACGGTCGGCACGGTCAGGTGGACCGTCGACCAGATGATCCGGCGGCTGCTGCCGAGCGGTTCGGAGCCAGAGTGGCGCGACCCGTCCGGCACCGTCCGGCTCGCCGAGGTACACGTGCACGCCGACTGGGTCGGCCGCGTCGCCCTCGACATCGAGAAGGCCACCGGCGCCCGGGTCGCGTTCCTGACCCGGCTCGGCGAAGGCATGCTGCCGAAGGCGGACACGGTCATCCAGGAAGGTGACTTGGTGCACGTCGTCATGCTGGAACGGGAAGCCGCCGCGATCGAGTCCCAGCTCGGCGCCAAGCCTGAGGAGCTGTGA
- a CDS encoding APC family permease yields the protein MTPALGDIGKRILIGRKLRSTQLGETLLPKKIALPVFASDALSSVAYAPDEIFLTLSVAGLAAYSFSWKIGLLVVFVMLVVVASYRQNVHAYPSGGGDYEVATVNVGPTAGLTVASALMVDYVLTVAVSISSGVQNAKSALPFLAGHEAPLAVTLVLILTALNLRGVRESGALFAIPTYIFMASIIGMAIWGFIRLTAGSLPMADSAQFDIRPEPGHALFGGLAGAFLLARAFSSGCAALTGVEAISNGVPAFRKPKSKNAATTLLLLGTIAVTMLMSILFLATKIKLRYAEDPATQLLRDGQPVGDSYTQKTVIGQIADSVFSTFPPGFYLVIGATMLILVLAANTAFNGFPVLASILAKDGYLPKQLHTRGDRLAYSNGIILLALCAVGLIVAFNAEVTKLIQLYIVGVFVSFTLSQFGMIRHWTRHLKTEIDGAKRAQMMRSRVINAVGLTMTGLVLVIVLLTKFTHGAYIAIIAMAVLFLLMKGIRRHYDTVGREMAVDADDRLMLPARVHAIVLVSKLHKPTLRALAFAKAARPYMLEAVTVDVDRDESETLQAEWDARDIPVPLKRLASPYREITRPIVQYVRDIRRQSPRDVVMVYIPEYVVGHWWEHILHNQSALRLKGRLLFTPGVMVTSVPYQLISSQAAEERQDREERVAGQVRRGARKSSGDR from the coding sequence GTGACTCCCGCTCTAGGCGACATCGGCAAACGCATCCTCATCGGGCGCAAGCTGCGCAGTACGCAGCTCGGCGAGACGCTGCTCCCGAAGAAGATCGCACTCCCTGTATTCGCCAGTGACGCTCTGTCGTCCGTCGCCTACGCTCCGGACGAGATCTTCCTGACCCTCTCGGTGGCCGGTCTGGCGGCCTACAGCTTCTCCTGGAAGATCGGCCTGCTGGTCGTCTTCGTGATGCTGGTGGTCGTCGCGTCGTACCGGCAGAACGTGCACGCGTACCCGTCCGGCGGTGGTGACTACGAAGTTGCCACGGTCAACGTCGGGCCGACCGCGGGTCTGACGGTGGCCAGCGCGCTGATGGTCGACTACGTGCTGACCGTGGCGGTGTCGATCTCTTCCGGCGTACAGAATGCGAAGTCCGCGCTGCCGTTCCTGGCCGGCCACGAGGCTCCGCTGGCGGTCACCCTGGTGCTGATCCTGACCGCGTTGAACCTGCGCGGCGTGCGCGAATCCGGCGCGCTGTTCGCGATCCCGACGTACATCTTCATGGCCTCCATCATCGGGATGGCGATCTGGGGCTTCATCCGGCTCACGGCCGGCAGCCTGCCGATGGCCGACAGCGCGCAGTTCGATATCAGGCCCGAGCCCGGGCATGCGCTGTTCGGCGGTCTCGCGGGCGCGTTCCTGCTGGCCCGGGCCTTCTCGTCAGGGTGTGCGGCGCTGACCGGTGTCGAGGCCATCAGCAACGGCGTACCGGCGTTCCGGAAGCCGAAGAGCAAGAACGCCGCGACCACTCTGTTGCTGCTCGGCACGATCGCCGTGACGATGCTGATGAGCATCCTGTTCCTGGCCACCAAGATCAAACTCCGGTACGCCGAGGATCCGGCGACCCAGTTGCTCCGCGACGGGCAGCCGGTCGGCGACAGCTACACCCAGAAGACCGTCATCGGCCAGATCGCCGACTCGGTCTTCTCCACTTTCCCACCCGGGTTCTACCTGGTGATCGGCGCGACCATGCTGATCCTGGTGCTCGCGGCGAACACCGCGTTCAACGGGTTCCCGGTGCTGGCCTCGATCCTGGCCAAAGACGGATACCTGCCCAAGCAGCTGCACACCCGGGGCGACCGGCTCGCCTACAGCAACGGCATCATCCTGCTCGCGCTCTGCGCGGTCGGCCTGATCGTTGCCTTCAACGCCGAGGTCACCAAGCTGATCCAGCTGTACATCGTCGGGGTGTTCGTCTCCTTCACGCTCAGCCAGTTCGGGATGATCCGGCACTGGACCCGGCATCTGAAGACCGAGATCGACGGTGCCAAACGGGCACAGATGATGCGGTCCCGGGTGATCAACGCGGTCGGCCTCACCATGACCGGCCTGGTCCTGGTGATCGTGCTGCTGACCAAGTTCACCCACGGCGCCTACATCGCGATCATCGCGATGGCCGTGCTGTTCCTGCTGATGAAGGGCATCCGGCGGCACTACGACACGGTCGGTCGGGAGATGGCGGTCGACGCCGACGACCGGCTGATGCTGCCGGCTCGGGTGCACGCGATCGTGCTGGTCTCCAAGCTGCACAAGCCGACTCTGCGCGCACTGGCGTTCGCCAAGGCGGCCCGGCCGTACATGCTCGAGGCAGTCACGGTCGACGTCGACAGGGACGAGTCGGAGACGCTGCAGGCCGAGTGGGACGCGCGGGACATCCCGGTGCCGCTCAAGCGCCTGGCGTCGCCGTACCGGGAAATCACCCGCCCGATCGTGCAGTACGTGCGCGACATTCGGCGGCAGTCGCCGCGGGACGTGGTGATGGTTTACATCCCCGAGTACGTGGTCGGGCACTGGTGGGAACACATCCTGCACAACCAGAGCGCACTACGGCTGAAGGGCCGGCTCTTGTTCACACCTGGTGTGATGGTTACGTCCGTGCCGTACCAGCTGATCTCGTCCCAGGCAGCTGAGGAGCGGCAGGACCGTGAGGAACGGGTAGCCGGCCAAGTACGGCGCGGCGCGCGCAAGAGTTCGGGAGATCGGTGA